Proteins encoded by one window of Rhodamnia argentea isolate NSW1041297 chromosome 6, ASM2092103v1, whole genome shotgun sequence:
- the LOC115756722 gene encoding proline-rich receptor-like protein kinase PERK9 isoform X1: MISPPPPPPPSVPPPEISPPPAAQPLSSPPPTAKPPGSPSSPSANPPEIPPSPPPPSPPSNTPLSSPPPPAPVSPSPKSSPPPRTSNPPKSSPSPLAVPPAKSTPPPRVGSPPHSSPPTPPSNSPPTSASPPSPSGLSPPSTPVPPTPASIGPTASNNPNSTSSSNDTGNSGSGIGTAGIVAIVMAVGFILISLIGFSVWRMRKRRKKVTGLTGVYIVPSPGDSSPGTDSSVIKTHSSAPLLGSTSGSDAYSPKEPGGIGNSRPWFTYEELLKATDGFSSQNLLGEGGFGAVYKGFLPDGREIAVKQLKVGSGQGDREFKAEVEIISRIHHRHLVSLVGYCIAETRRLLVYEYVPNNTLYFHLHGRPVLDWATRVKIAAGAARGLAYLHEDCHPRVIHRDIKSSNILLDNNFEARVSDFGLAKLALDADTHITTRVMGTFGYMAPEYASSGKLTEKSDVFSFGVVLLELITGRKPVDASQPLGDESLVEWARPLLSHALDNEEFEGLADPKLERNYVEAEMFRMMEAAAACVRHSAAKRPRMGQIVRAFDSLAAADLTNGMRLGESEVFNSAQQSAEIRLFQRMAFGSQNYSTEFFSRCSSNS, translated from the exons ATGATCTCGCCCccgccaccacctccaccatcaGTGCCGCCACCTGAGATTTCACCACCACCGGCTGCACAACCACTTAGTTCGCCTCCACCAACTGCAAAACCTCCTGGTTCACCTTCGTCGCCTTCTGCAAACCCCCCTGAAATTCCACcttcgccgccacc ACCATCACCACCATCAAATACACCTCTAAGTTCGCCTCCACCCCCAGCACCTGTGTCGCCCTcacccaaaagttcacctccaCCACGAACCTCAAATCCACCAAAAAGTTCACCTTCCCCTCTTGCAGTTCCTCCAGCTAAATCAACTCCACCTCCTAGGGTTGGTTCCCCCCCACACAGTTCTCCACCAACTCCGccttcaaattctcctccaaCCTCAGCATCTCCACCCTCGCCATCAGGTCTCTCTCCACCTTCCACTCCTGTCCCTCCAACCCCTGCATCAATTGGTCCGACTGCAAGCAACAATCCTAATTCAACTTCCAGTTCCAATGATACGGGGAATTCTGGCTCTGGAATAGGAACAGCTGGCATAGTGGCTATTGTTATGGCTGTGGGTTTCATCCTCATTAGCCTTATTGGATTTTCTGTCTGGCGCATGAGAAAACGAAGGAAAAAGGTTACTGGACTTACTGGAGTCTACATAGTGCCATCACCTGGGGACTCTTCCCCTGGAACAG ATTCATCTGTTATCAAGACACATTCTTCTGCACCCCTCCTCGGAAGTACTTCAGGGAGTGATGCTTACTCACCAAAGGAGCCAGGAGGAATTGGAAATTCCAGGCCATGGTTTACATATGAAGAGCTGCTCAAGGCTACCGATGGTTTTTCATCTCAAAATCTATTGGGTGAAGGTGGATTTGGTGCTGTCTATAAAGGATTCCTTCCAGATGGGAGAGAGATAGCTGTAAAGCAGCTAAAAGTTGGTAGTGGACAAGGGGATCGAGAATTTAAAGCTGAAGTTGAAATCATCAGTCGCATACACCATCGCCATCTGGTGTCGTTGGTAGGCTACTGCATTGCTGAAACCAGAAGGTTGCTCGTGTATGAATATGTGCCGAATAATACCCTCTACTTTCATCTTCATG GTAGGCCAGTGCTGGACTGGGCAACGCGTGTTAAGATTGCTGCTGGTGCTGCTCGTGGATTAGCTTACCTTCATGAAGACT GCCATCCTCGTGTTATCCATAGAGACATCAAGTCGTCAAACATACTTCTAGATAATAACTTCGAAGCTCGG GTATCAGACTTTGGACTTGCCAAATTAGCTCTTGATGCAGATACACATATCACTACACGTGTGATGGGAACTTTCGG ATACATGGCTCCTGAATATGCATCAAGTGGCAAATTGACCGAGAAATCTGATGTTTTCTCTTTCGGAGTTGTGCTTCTGGAGCTAATAACTGGACGGAAGCCTGTGGATGCATCACAACCCCTGGGAGATGAGAGTTTAGTTGAATGG GCTCGACCTTTGCTAAGCCATGCACTTGATAACGAAGAATTTGAGGGTTTGGCAGATCCAAAGCTTGAAAGAAATTATGTTGAAGCCGAAATGTTCCGGATGATGGAAGCTGCAGCTGCTTGTGTGCGACATTCAGCTGCCAAGAGACCTCGTATGGGACAG ATTGTGAGAGCATTTGATAGTTTGGCTGCTGCCGACTTAACCAATGGAATGAGATTAGGAGAGAGCGAGGTGTTTAATTCCGCTCAACAATCTGCAGAGATCAGATTGTTCCAGAGGATGGCTTTTGGCAGCCAAAATTACAGTACAGAATTCTTTAGCCGGTGTAGCTCAAATAGTTGA
- the LOC115756722 gene encoding proline-rich receptor-like protein kinase PERK9 isoform X2, whose protein sequence is MISPPPPPPPSVPPPEISPPPAAQPLSSPPPTAKPPGSPSSPSANPPEIPPSPPSNTPLSSPPPPAPVSPSPKSSPPPRTSNPPKSSPSPLAVPPAKSTPPPRVGSPPHSSPPTPPSNSPPTSASPPSPSGLSPPSTPVPPTPASIGPTASNNPNSTSSSNDTGNSGSGIGTAGIVAIVMAVGFILISLIGFSVWRMRKRRKKVTGLTGVYIVPSPGDSSPGTDSSVIKTHSSAPLLGSTSGSDAYSPKEPGGIGNSRPWFTYEELLKATDGFSSQNLLGEGGFGAVYKGFLPDGREIAVKQLKVGSGQGDREFKAEVEIISRIHHRHLVSLVGYCIAETRRLLVYEYVPNNTLYFHLHGEGRPVLDWATRVKIAAGAARGLAYLHEDCHPRVIHRDIKSSNILLDNNFEARVSDFGLAKLALDADTHITTRVMGTFGYMAPEYASSGKLTEKSDVFSFGVVLLELITGRKPVDASQPLGDESLVEWARPLLSHALDNEEFEGLADPKLERNYVEAEMFRMMEAAAACVRHSAAKRPRMGQIVRAFDSLAAADLTNGMRLGESEVFNSAQQSAEIRLFQRMAFGSQNYSTEFFSRCSSNS, encoded by the exons ATGATCTCGCCCccgccaccacctccaccatcaGTGCCGCCACCTGAGATTTCACCACCACCGGCTGCACAACCACTTAGTTCGCCTCCACCAACTGCAAAACCTCCTGGTTCACCTTCGTCGCCTTCTGCAAACCCCCCTGAAATTCCACcttcg CCACCATCAAATACACCTCTAAGTTCGCCTCCACCCCCAGCACCTGTGTCGCCCTcacccaaaagttcacctccaCCACGAACCTCAAATCCACCAAAAAGTTCACCTTCCCCTCTTGCAGTTCCTCCAGCTAAATCAACTCCACCTCCTAGGGTTGGTTCCCCCCCACACAGTTCTCCACCAACTCCGccttcaaattctcctccaaCCTCAGCATCTCCACCCTCGCCATCAGGTCTCTCTCCACCTTCCACTCCTGTCCCTCCAACCCCTGCATCAATTGGTCCGACTGCAAGCAACAATCCTAATTCAACTTCCAGTTCCAATGATACGGGGAATTCTGGCTCTGGAATAGGAACAGCTGGCATAGTGGCTATTGTTATGGCTGTGGGTTTCATCCTCATTAGCCTTATTGGATTTTCTGTCTGGCGCATGAGAAAACGAAGGAAAAAGGTTACTGGACTTACTGGAGTCTACATAGTGCCATCACCTGGGGACTCTTCCCCTGGAACAG ATTCATCTGTTATCAAGACACATTCTTCTGCACCCCTCCTCGGAAGTACTTCAGGGAGTGATGCTTACTCACCAAAGGAGCCAGGAGGAATTGGAAATTCCAGGCCATGGTTTACATATGAAGAGCTGCTCAAGGCTACCGATGGTTTTTCATCTCAAAATCTATTGGGTGAAGGTGGATTTGGTGCTGTCTATAAAGGATTCCTTCCAGATGGGAGAGAGATAGCTGTAAAGCAGCTAAAAGTTGGTAGTGGACAAGGGGATCGAGAATTTAAAGCTGAAGTTGAAATCATCAGTCGCATACACCATCGCCATCTGGTGTCGTTGGTAGGCTACTGCATTGCTGAAACCAGAAGGTTGCTCGTGTATGAATATGTGCCGAATAATACCCTCTACTTTCATCTTCATG GAGAAGGTAGGCCAGTGCTGGACTGGGCAACGCGTGTTAAGATTGCTGCTGGTGCTGCTCGTGGATTAGCTTACCTTCATGAAGACT GCCATCCTCGTGTTATCCATAGAGACATCAAGTCGTCAAACATACTTCTAGATAATAACTTCGAAGCTCGG GTATCAGACTTTGGACTTGCCAAATTAGCTCTTGATGCAGATACACATATCACTACACGTGTGATGGGAACTTTCGG ATACATGGCTCCTGAATATGCATCAAGTGGCAAATTGACCGAGAAATCTGATGTTTTCTCTTTCGGAGTTGTGCTTCTGGAGCTAATAACTGGACGGAAGCCTGTGGATGCATCACAACCCCTGGGAGATGAGAGTTTAGTTGAATGG GCTCGACCTTTGCTAAGCCATGCACTTGATAACGAAGAATTTGAGGGTTTGGCAGATCCAAAGCTTGAAAGAAATTATGTTGAAGCCGAAATGTTCCGGATGATGGAAGCTGCAGCTGCTTGTGTGCGACATTCAGCTGCCAAGAGACCTCGTATGGGACAG ATTGTGAGAGCATTTGATAGTTTGGCTGCTGCCGACTTAACCAATGGAATGAGATTAGGAGAGAGCGAGGTGTTTAATTCCGCTCAACAATCTGCAGAGATCAGATTGTTCCAGAGGATGGCTTTTGGCAGCCAAAATTACAGTACAGAATTCTTTAGCCGGTGTAGCTCAAATAGTTGA
- the LOC115727458 gene encoding uncharacterized protein LOC115727458, which produces MEDWNALAADCIVVSCCCQCLILQIVVFVLLKVPCRLFQKTKQFAKKRFRHSRRKRKSLEMTRHLREGRVVEGAGSSIGVGEDRVFLDVSGRGGRCMEEVEKVLEEMSQKGVFGFGSFWGGENGGSFSGCVCDHQGFDSSVVQFHLIEIVDSSATDIRGSKSIIYA; this is translated from the coding sequence ATGGAAGACTGGAACGCGCTTGCTGCAGATTGCATCGTTGTGTCGTGCTGTTGCCAATGCCTGATCCTCCAGATTGTTGTCTTCGTCTTGTTGAAAGTTCCATGCCGGCTATTCCAGAAGACAAAGCAATTCGCCAAGAAAAGGTTTCGGCATTccaggagaaaaaggaaaagcctCGAAATGACAAGGCATTTACGTGAAGGTCGGGTTGTGGAAGGCGCGGGGAGCTCTATAGGAGTCGGGGAAGACAGGGTTTTCCTAGACGTGTCGGGGAGAGGCGGGCGGTGCatggaggaggtggagaaggTATTGGAAGAGATGTCTCAGAAGGGTGTGTTTGGATTTGGGAGCTTTTGGGGCGGGGAAAATGGAGGGAGCTTCTCAGGATGTGTATGTGATCATCAGGGATTTGATTCCAGCGTTGTTCAGTTTCATCTAATCGAAATTGTTGATTCTTCAGCCACAGATATCAGAGGAAGTAAATCCATCATATATGCGTGA